CGGCCGAACTGCGTCTGTTGCGGCGGCGCAGAAGGCGTCTGCCGAggcggcggcgccggcgccgACTGCGCCTGCGCGTCCACGACGACGGCCATGCCGGCGCCGAGGAGGCAGAACACGAGGAGCAGCTGCCGCGTCTCCATCGCTCCTCGCGAAGCACGCACGCAGAGGCACAGATTTGGGGAAACGGCACCACTTCTGCCGCCGGTCTGTCTGCTGTGGAGCGAATCCTGCTTTGACGGCACGAGAAAGTGAGAAACCGATTGGTGTTGCTAGCTAGACGCGCGCTGGTGGTGCTGCGGATGCCTACATCCCACGTCGTGACTCGTGAGTTGGGCGAAATACTTGCTTGCCCCTCTCTCTTTCTTGCCGATCCCAGACCCGCCTAGTTCAGTTCCTGCATCTGGGTGGATCTTTGACGCAGGGTTGGCACGTTTTACATCTGCGCGAGCGCGACTGTGCCGAAGGAGCGGCGGATGGCAGGCAGGCgtgtgccgagtgtttgacaccggGCCGGGACCGGGAGTATTCTGAGGTTTCGGGGGCTATCAAAGCAGCCGTGGATGGAATGGAAGGTGGTGGTAGGCAACGCATGAAAGGACTCGAAATACTTGAAAAAACTCCTGTGGCTTGCGACCGGTATCTTTATTCCACGCACAATCATGAAACAACAACTCGCAACGTCACCATCTTCGTGGCGAGAATGTGGAGCATAGGACAAACAGTATGCAACAGCATCGTTTCCGCCAGCTCGTAGCCGCTGTACCTGTCGTCTTTACAATAGCTGCAGCCTGCAGGGTAGTTAGGGCCAGGAAGAAGACGAAGGTCACAAGAACGCGCGCACCGATGGCCGTACACAGTTTCTCAGTGTGCTTCGTCATGCCACGAGCCTGGCACTATGTACGTACGTAACCCACTAACCAGACATGATCACATCAATCATGTCAGAGAATAACGTAACGTGCAGAGTGCTTGGGCTGTCCATTGTTTATTCCTTCAcacaagacaacaacaacaaaaagAACAGACTCGAAACCAACCCGTAATCACTCGACCACTGCcgccctgctgctgctgctgctagtcAGTATACAACGCTTCTGCAGCATCAGCTCCCGAAACCTACCCGCGGCGTCGGCGAGACCGGCGCGCAGGAGGGCGTCCAGCAGCCGGTTGCAGGCGGAGACGTCGAACTCGGGGGCCTTAGAGCGCTGCCACTGGTCGACGACCTCCCCGGCATCCTCCAGCCGCCCGCACGCCAGGTAGGACGAGACCACGCAGACGTAGTTCCGGCTCGTCatgcgctgctgctgctgcgactGCGACTGCGAGGTCGCCACCATGGACCTCCAGATGTCCCTTATCCTCTCTGGCCTGCCGAGGCCGGCGTGCAAGATGACGAGGAAGTCGTAGGTGATCCATTCCCTCTGGCTGATCCTCGCCTCCCCGGCCTCCACCGGCGGCGAATTCACAGAGCCCAGAAGCTGGCCCGCGTCGACGTACACGGACGCGAGGTCCCGGTACAGCGCCCACCCTCCTTCTGTGGACGACTTCGGGTCTCTGGACATCTCGTCGAGGACTGCTCTGAAGCCCTCGAGATCCATGGACGCCGCGGCCGCGCTGGCACGGAGGTTGTACGTGAACAGGTCCGGAGAGACGTTCTGCCGTTTCAGCTCCTCTGCGACGGCCTCCACTTTACCGAGCTCCCCCACGGAGATGTACAGGGTCATCATCTCGTTGTAGACCAGGGCGTCCATAGGCAGGCTCGCGTCTTTCATCCTCTCGAACAGCCTTTCGGCTCTGTCCGTCATCTTCGACCGGCCATAGGAGTGCAGAAGTGCTGTGTAGGCTTCTAGCGATTTGGCTCCCGGTGGGAGCTTCTCAAAGAAATCTTCCGCGGCACTGGCACCGAAGACCTTGGTAATCAAGTCGATGCGCATTCCGTAGTCGTTCTCTGATAGATCAGACTCGTGATGTGTCTTCATCCAGTCTGCTACCtgtaaaatatgcagttaatagttAGTTGATACAGCGATCTGTATTTTTTTTCTCCCTAGAAGGGGAAAGGTGTAAACCACCATCGACAAAATGTAATATTGCTAGGGTATGGTGGGTATCAGCATAAGCAACCAAacaaaataagaggaaaggaaTATATGCTATAAGCTTTGCCAACGTAAAAGTCTGGCCGATGACATCCTTCAGGGTTAGCGATAGTTCTCATACAGGATTATCCGATCTCAATGACACAAGACCATTTCGCAAAGGAATGTAAAGGTAAGATGGCTCATCATGTTGTAAAAATATAGAAACGCAATAGCTAGTATCAGTTAGCATTAAAATGGCAACAAAAGGAATACTTGAGACAAATTCAATTGATGAGATGTTGGTTACTAATTATAAGATCATAGCTGCAACCTTCGCCATCATGCCAGTCTTCATGAGCATCTTCATAGGCACCCTCATCAATAAGGAACAAAGTTACAGCACATGAATACAGCTTACTAACCCACAGCAAAATCTAGTTAGAAAAGCTCGGCCTGTTGATGAAACCAGAAGCATCAGCAGCGGCACTGTAAAGAGCCAACCGAACCATCTTAATTATTCAGGTAGATAAACCTACAACGCGTGCACATCACAAATTCTTTTGTACAGATTTTATTCAGAGGGTCTCATATCATAGCCGGCTAGGTTTTGGACACAGCAGTGATGCAAAGTTTTTGCCTGTCATGGGAGGAGCATTATTTGGAACTTTTCCATTTATGTTTTTCTATTGTTTTGGCCTTGCCGTTGGTCTTGGTAGCTATTGCTAGTTGCCTAGTTTTGTACAAAAAATTATCCATTTCCACAACAAAAAAAGAACACATTAGATCAAAGTTCATTGCGCAGCACAGACAATGAATTCAACCCCGCATTCACGAGGCCTATGGCAGGAGGAGCAATAATAACAAGGGACAAGGATTCTGCCGGTGCCGAACCTCAAGGGCGTGCTTGTAGCGACGGACGCGGGTGAGGTCGCGCGCGATGCGGCGGAGCTCCGCCGTGGGTGCGTCGCGTCCCTCACTGGACCACTTCTCGAGTGCCGCCGTCGCGCTCCGCTTCGCCAGGCCCAGTCGGAAGATGCGGCTGCGCAGGTCGTCCCCATCGTGCTCGCCCGTAGCCGCGACCACGCGATCGCCCACGGCGGTCGACGCGGCTTCAGATGAGAAGGTCCCGTGCCCCGCGAGAACAGAGCGGAGGTGGAAGCCGGAGACGGATCGCTTGGAGCGGCCGCCGGCTCGGGTAAGCACCGCCGCCATCTCGTTACCCTGTGCGGCTGTAACCCCGTTCGAGCGAGCGAACCGTGCCGGCAGCGAGGTGCGCAGTGTTACTGTCTTGCAGGGCCGAACCGTTGTATGGGCTGAGCCGTGCTTTACAAATTTGGTGAGACTGGGCCCCCAAAATTGGCCTGTATGACTATTTTCAGCGGCTGTCTTATAGCaattataaataaataatttaAAAATAACTTTTGTTCTCAGCTAAACATCTTCAACGAACCTATTCCGCTAagagctagtttgggaacactaATTTCTCATAGGATTTTCATTTTCCtcccttgggaaaatgaaaatcccatgggaaattagtgttcccaaactagccctaaatgtAAACTATTTTCGTGGTAAAAGCTTATTTCCAATGGTTCTTCTGTCTCTACTTATTTAACTCATTAGTGTCATTACTTCTTTAAAGCATCAATTTTTTGGATTGCGCGCCATCTAACTATGGGCCATTGTCAATGGGTTGTTACACTATAGATAGATTGTTATACTATAGATAGACCGTAAAAAAACAACAAAGCCCAACACGACATAAAAGCCACACATATCACATCGGTTCTACATAGTATCATCTACTAACTGAAGGAGGACGAGcgatcgagcggaatataaaaagCGGGTTAGGCTCCTTTTTAATACATATCTTTCTCGTTTTTTTTGCTAAGGAGCTGTTTGGAAGTAACCTAGTTTTTAAGTATCTATTTTTTAGAAACTGGTTTATTGAAAAAGCTAGTTTATGGTGTTAGGAACCACCTCGGTTTTCATAAACTCGTTTTATCTAGGGAGGCTTGCTTCTTAGTTTTTAAGAAGATGGGAATCCAATTTCTAATATCTAGGATACAAACTGGTATGTTCCTCGGTTTTTATAAACTAGTTTCTTAAAAACTTGGTGCTTCAAAACATGCCATAAGTAAAAGTTTAATATTTGTTATTGTCAGTTTAATATCTGATATGTGGACAAAATGTTCGCtttgttattaattttatttTTTATGGATATCAAATATGATTATGTATCATCGCATCGTACAGTATTTTGATAGTCTCTAGTATATTTAAGCGGTAGTTTCttcgtgcgtctcatatgtgtcgTCGCAacacacaatattttgctagTATCTACTATATTTAAGTGGTAGTTTCTTCGCATGTCTCACTCCCATCTCCACGTGAAATCCAAAAAATAAGCACAGAACTTAGGGTTTTAACCATTACCATCTCCCTCCCACACTCAATTTCTAACAACTGAAACACATATTCATTTGTATTCTATAAAGGATAGATGTTATAAATATTATAAATATATAAGGCCCTATTTGGGAACAAGGTTTTTGAAaaccacagtttttgaaatactacagtaTACTTTATGTTATTCATTTTGGGGTTTTCCCTTTATTTTCTTTTGAGGAAATAAAGAAATGAATTAAAAAAAATAAGTGGTCAGCCGGACTGGGCCTTTTTTAGGCCCGTAAGCCAAGCAGCCCAGCCGGCTGGGAATAATCCCTAGGGCACTTCCGTGCCTCTGGCAGAGAGACAGCGGAGAGGAAGAGAGCGCAGGCAGCTGAGCGGCAGCGGAGGCTCAACGGCTTGGCCGGCTTGCACGGCTGCCTCTTCGCGTTTCCTCTCTATTCAACGGCCTCCGAATTTGGTGCCTGGTCTCTGCTCCATAAGTATGGATGCGTTTCCCCTCTCTCTGGCACTGGCTGAGCAGTCAGATGTTCTTCTTCCTCTCTCCGTGTGTGCTGCTCCGTTGAGAACTCAGTTCGTTCCCTGGTATTGCTGGGAGTGGTTCAAAGAGATAGGAAGTGGTGATGTGCTTGCGCAGCGTGTCTTTCCTATGCTCTGTTGCCGAAACCGTGCATCTGTGTAGTGCTGCGGTTCTTCTCTGAttattgtccaccgtggcctggtgcttgggctccctctgcgcggtgttcctcttctcgggctggtgccgtggacgtctctctcggctccggcagcggctctagtatctccgtcaacctcccgccgtgcaggcccggacgtgggcggcggaattggttttctgggacagaaccttgtgttcgctgagctggtcttcccacgtagacaatctacgtgctgtgagttattcgttgtctcactttatttactgtttaattttgtgcaatctgctagtattaaatacttgggtgtgattgcactgttgtAGGCGGATTTgcgtgctcgatgatgatagcggtgtagtgagacaatgtgacagtctgggttttagtgtattatcattttcagaattgatattatttgtgcctaattaaatctctctttgttgaggctgtttgcctgtgttaaattctgttattttatttagtacACAGCTCCTTAGTATTAGTATTTAgatttgattattaggcttattacatctgatctaaaaccctgatttagTAAGATAgggctgtcacgttagtcgaggatctctgatcacctaTTAGCGTTGAAGGGttgtttattacagcaacccactattttgagagcaatactttaagataaacaatcatgtttatttgtttaatctgccttcttcatcagCAAGTCATGTTTAATTATAAAATGGACCTGagatgctattttacatgtttacatgttctagaattgctactgttcattgctgcaataattatatatggcatttgtctgagttatatgcttgttttattcggaattagaatatttaatttatttaaatatgaaggaagcatgtcacttatttctctaatttacaacaatccagaaaaccaattcgtaTTATGGTctccagttctgatgtcattaagcctgaagTGTTCGACGGCGCTAGCTTTAAgcgctggcagattaagactcgcatgtggctcactgacctaaaattattttgggtagtgacgtCGGCTGTTCCCGAGGCTGCATCAGATAATGCTGATGATGCAGCGAAGGCCGCCGCACTTGCGGAGAAGGCCAAGTGGGACGAAGCTaatgaggcatgcttgtctcgtctgttgaacgtcttgtcgaaccgcttatttgacgtgtactctggttttacctccgctaagggtctatggactgaacttgagaacgagttctctgaagttgacaatggcaatgagtcattcacaacggaaaactacctcaactataaaatggttgagggaaggtctgttatggaacagctacaggagattcaactccttgttagggacttggtccaatatggctgcgtcctaccagacagttttcaggtgaatgcaatactggcaaagctcccgccttcttggcgagactttgtgacttcacgccgccacatgaagaagcaaatgactctcactgagttgtcagctgtgattaatgtggaagagcgtgcaaggtccagtaacaagccatcccagcaactccaggctcacgttgttgagaagggtggagatagaaaattccagaagaagaagaagaactctccacagaagaatatgaaccaacctaagtccaaaaagatgaagaagaaaaggaggactttatctgctacgtttgtggtgtctccgggcatacagctcggaggtgcaaacttaggaagggaaaaggtcctccaccttagcgcaaagaagggaacgtggtggttaacgccaccccagggtatgcacctcaggcctttatggcaagtccatcagatgactggtggatggattccggtgctactgttcatatttgtgctgatcgatccatgttctcttcattccagggatacagcagcgcaccagtcttgatgggaaatggtgtttcggcagcagttcgaggtactggacaggtctacctgaagttaacttcaggaaagacgctcgtgctgaaggacgtactctatgtgccatcgatgagtcggaacctcatttcagtgtcgctgctatgtcgacagggtctcaaattagtgtttgagtctaataaagtggtcctgtctaagtttggtacttttgttggaaagtcatatgagtcaggcagtttgttccgtctttctgttttgaataatcattcttcttaccatgttaatgtggtctgtaataacgattccattaataatatatggcattcccgtttgtgtcatgtgaattttgaggccattaagagattaagtgacatgtctttaattcctgaatataaacatgttaaaggtgtaaaatgtggtatttgtgtgcaagccaagcagcctagaaaaccgtttcatacagttgaaggcagaagtaccactcctttagaactaattcactcagatatctgtgagatgaatggtataatcacaaaaggcggtaaaagatactttcttaccttgatagatgatgctaccaggttctgttatatttacttactcagaactaaagatgaggcactagaacactttaagatctataagactgaagttgaaaaccagttagacaagaaaattaaaaggttgcgatctgatagaggaggtgaatacctttccaacctttttgacgagtactgcaaagagtgtggaatcattcatgaaaccaccgctccatattcacctcagtcaaatggggtagctAAAAGGAAGAACCGAACAGT
This portion of the Zea mays cultivar B73 chromosome 2, Zm-B73-REFERENCE-NAM-5.0, whole genome shotgun sequence genome encodes:
- the LOC100276555 gene encoding Pentatricopeptide repeat-containing protein At5g09450, mitochondrial, whose translation is MAAVLTRAGGRSKRSVSGFHLRSVLAGHGTFSSEAASTAVGDRVVAATGEHDGDDLRSRIFRLGLAKRSATAALEKWSSEGRDAPTAELRRIARDLTRVRRYKHALEVADWMKTHHESDLSENDYGMRIDLITKVFGASAAEDFFEKLPPGAKSLEAYTALLHSYGRSKMTDRAERLFERMKDASLPMDALVYNEMMTLYISVGELGKVEAVAEELKRQNVSPDLFTYNLRASAAAASMDLEGFRAVLDEMSRDPKSSTEGGWALYRDLASVYVDAGQLLGSVNSPPVEAGEARISQREWITYDFLVILHAGLGRPERIRDIWRSMVATSQSQSQQQQRMTSRNYVCVVSSYLACGRLEDAGEVVDQWQRSKAPEFDVSACNRLLDALLRAGLADAAGRFRELMLQKRCILTSSSSSRAAVVE